AATCAAGCTAACGGCCAACCAGACGTTGGGTTCTTACAAAAGCCGAGCGCCGATGAAACGCAAGAACACTTGATTGACCGGTTAGTTTCATCTATTTACAATATTGCTGGAATCACTAATATGAACGACAGTAGCTTCTCCGGTAACGTTACCGGTGTGGCGTTGCAGATGAAGTTTAAGCCAATGCAGAACATGGCTAAAGCCAAGTCGCTGAAGTTCACGGCCTCACTTCGGCAAGTGTTCCAATGTGTGTTCGCTTTGAATCCAAGCGTTAGTTCTGATGCCTGGTCGCAGTTGTCGTTCCAGTTCACTCAGAACGTTCCAACGAACACGCAAGATGTGATTAGCTTGTTGAATGCTGGCTTTGGCAAGTTGCCACTTGATGTTCTGTACCGCCAGATTCCGTTTATTGATGATCCAGAACAGGCTGTTAAAGACTTCAAGGACGAGCAACAAGAAGGACAGCAGGCAGTTCAAGGACTGATGGAACCCCGAGATGACAGCCAAAGCGGTGATGAGTAATGGATAGTGAAGCACGAGCTCAGGCACGTATCAACAATTTGATTAATCAAGATAAGCAGACAGACAGTACAATTGATAACCAGTTTGAAGTAACAATGGATTTCATCCGTTACCATTTAATGGCTTTCTATCAGCGTTATGCTGATGACAATGGCTTATCTGTTTCCCAGACGTCTCAACAAGTTAACCAGTGGGACATTCAGCAATGGAGGGACGTTCTCAAACGGATGAACATTACCAGCTGGGAACAGGAAGCACAAGACCGAGCCAAGGTACTATCTGCACAGGCAGGTATTAATAAGACTAATCTAATCAATGCCATTATTGGGTTAGGATTGTTGAACCTTACCAATCAGCAAATAACCACCATTGGAAGTCGGCTAAACTCTGACAATGACGAAGCCATTGAAGATTTACGTCAAGAGCTTAATTTAACATCTGCCCAGGTTGCTATACTTCGAAACTTAGACGATGGTGACGACTGGCAAGACAATTTTTGGCTGGCTTCTGATGGTATAAGAAACAATGTTGAGATTACTTTTAACAACAGTTTACGTGCCGGATTAACCCAGATTGCACTTGGAACCTTGCTGGCAGTTCACTTTTCCAACAAAGAGAAGCGACCGAACAAGTCTATTGCTGATCGGATTGGCCAGCTAGTTAATTCTGCTAAAGGTTATGTACGAACCTACTCATCGATTCAGATTAATCGACGCAAGACCAAAGCTTACAAGTACAAGCCAGAGATTAAACAAGTTAAATGGATTACCGAGCCAGGTTGTTGTAAACTATGCGCCAGCATTCAGCGAAGCAATCCATACGATAAGATATCAGCTCCAATTCCAGGACTTGATAGCCATCCGTACTGTCGTTGTACGATTATTCCAATTCGTACCCACAGCTATGATGATACAGACGAAGAAGACGACGATTAAGCACTAGTCATTTGATTAGTGCTTTTTGTTTGGTCCAAACACTGAAGACCATAAAAGCTGAATTAAAGGAGGATGCACATGAAAACATTAGGGAAACGACTTCCGTTGAATTTACAATTTTTTGCAGAAAGTCAGAGTACAAGCACTTCAGTTTCAAATTCTGGATCAACAATGTTAAGTACTAGCGGCTCTGTATCTACATCTGCCTCAACATCAGCTAGCCAAAGTTCTAGCGCTTCTGCAAGCCAAAGTCAGTCTGCTACGTTTACGCAAGCTGACATTGATAAAGCAGTTGAGGAGGCCTTGAAGAAGTTCCAAGATGGGCAGAATCAGGCAAAGCGTTATGAGCACATGACAGCACAGGAAAAGGCGGAATACGATGCTCAGCAAGCACAGAAGAAAGCCAAAGAAGCAGAAGCACAATTAGCTCGTTACCAAATGCGTGATGAGGTAATGAAGAACGCAGTTGCTGATGAAGTTACTTTGAGCGTAGATGATTTAGATCACATTGTGTCAGCGGATGCCGAAACAACTAAAAAGAACTATGAATGGTTGAAAGGTTTTGAAGCACGGATTAAAGATTCCATGTTGGAAGAATTGAAAAAAGGTAAGCCGTTGCCAGGTAACAATGGCAAACAGCCAAAAGGTTCACTAGGGGAACAATTAGCAAAACAGGGTGAGTCAAAGCGCTCAAACCCATATTTTAAGGAAGGTGAAAACTAATGGAAAAGAAAGAATTTTATACACCTAATGCGGTAGTTGTTTTTCCTGAAAAAGCAACTGCGCTGGGTGGCATTATTAGTTCTGATCTAGGTGTTACAGAAAATGGTCGAAAGATTGTTAAAGCCGGAACTCCGGTTGGTGGAGATGATTTCACTGTCAAAGACCAAACGGTATTAGGTGCGGCTACTGCTGACAACGTACAAGGAGTTCTGTACAACGATGTTGATGTTACTAATGGTAACGGTAATGGAACTGTTATGGTTTCTGGATACATTAACGAACGTTACTTAGATTCAAGAGTAAATGTGTCTGATGACATTAAAAAGGCACTAAAAAACAAAATTACATTTATTAATCGATAAGGAGGATTAAACATGCAAGATATTTTCAGTGATATTACCACTGCAAACATTGCTTCGTATTGGACTACATTAACTCAAAACGAAGCTCCATTCATCGGAGAAACATTATTCCCTTCAGTTAAACAAGGTTCTCGTGACGTAACTTGGTACAAAGGAGAAACTGCAGCTGCTTCGCCGTTAAAAGCCAGCGGTTACAATGCTCAGACGGTTGATCGTGATCGGCAGGGATTCTCAGAACGTGTAACTAGAACTAAGTTCTTCAAAGAAGGACAAAAGATTGATGAGCAATTGCGCCAACAGTTACTAACTGTTCAAAACTCTCCGATTCCAGCTCAACGTGATGCCATTTTGCAACACGTGTTTGACGATACTACTAACTTGCTTCGTGGAGCTTCATTAATTCGTGAAATCACGAGAATGCAGGTGCTTCGAACGGGTAAGTTTGAAATTAAGAGCAATGGTCAAGACTACAAAGAAGACTTTGAAATGAATCCAAGTCATATTAAGTCTGCTACTAAGTCATGGAAAGACGATGGCTCTCCACTTGATGATTTTGATAATGCTATTTCGACCATTACTAATGATTCTGGAATTACGCCAACTCGGGTACTTTTGAATCGGAATACTTTCAATGTTTTAGTTCGGAATGAGGAAGTGAAGGCTACTATCCTTGCTAACAATGCTAATACGTCAGCAGCGGCTGTTCCTCGTTCAGTTGTAACTGGATATATGGCTTCTGAATATGGATTGACCTTCCAAGTTTATGACAAAACTTACCGTGATGTAGATGGCACGATGAAGAAGTTTATTCCAGATGGTGAGGTTATTCTTATTCCAGATGGTGATTTAGGTAAGACCGTATTTAGTCCTACGCCAGAAGAAACTGACTTAATGGCCAGCTCCAATGCTGATGTTTCAATTGTTGATACTGGCGTTGCTATTTCAAATACCGTTCTGAACGATCCAGTAACGAAACGAACCAAAGTATCGCAGCAATTCACGCCGACTTTTGAAATGATTGACGGCGTTTATGTATTAAAGGCATTTCCCAGTAACTCCTAAGACCAGCGATAGTTTAAATACCAAAGCTGACCAGGAAAAAGTATTCATGAAGAAGCCAGATGATGAATCTACTGATAGCGAAAAGCCAACTGATGCCAATACACTAACTGAAATCAAAGAGTATTTAAATTCCCAGGGTATTGATTATGATTCTAATGCTAAGAAAGCTGACTTACTGAAGTTAGTAGGTGATTAGCATGGACGAAACAAAAAATCATCCGACGCCACAAGATATTATCCGTAACATTGATATTTTTAAAGATTTTGATAATGAAACTATCGATGAAAAAATTAGAATTGCGCGAATGAAAG
The Fructilactobacillus ixorae genome window above contains:
- a CDS encoding HeH/LEM domain-containing protein, whose amino-acid sequence is MKKPDDESTDSEKPTDANTLTEIKEYLNSQGIDYDSNAKKADLLKLVGD
- a CDS encoding DUF4355 domain-containing protein encodes the protein MKTLGKRLPLNLQFFAESQSTSTSVSNSGSTMLSTSGSVSTSASTSASQSSSASASQSQSATFTQADIDKAVEEALKKFQDGQNQAKRYEHMTAQEKAEYDAQQAQKKAKEAEAQLARYQMRDEVMKNAVADEVTLSVDDLDHIVSADAETTKKNYEWLKGFEARIKDSMLEELKKGKPLPGNNGKQPKGSLGEQLAKQGESKRSNPYFKEGEN
- a CDS encoding major capsid protein, with product MQDIFSDITTANIASYWTTLTQNEAPFIGETLFPSVKQGSRDVTWYKGETAAASPLKASGYNAQTVDRDRQGFSERVTRTKFFKEGQKIDEQLRQQLLTVQNSPIPAQRDAILQHVFDDTTNLLRGASLIREITRMQVLRTGKFEIKSNGQDYKEDFEMNPSHIKSATKSWKDDGSPLDDFDNAISTITNDSGITPTRVLLNRNTFNVLVRNEEVKATILANNANTSAAAVPRSVVTGYMASEYGLTFQVYDKTYRDVDGTMKKFIPDGEVILIPDGDLGKTVFSPTPEETDLMASSNADVSIVDTGVAISNTVLNDPVTKRTKVSQQFTPTFEMIDGVYVLKAFPSNS